Proteins co-encoded in one Ruegeria sp. YS9 genomic window:
- a CDS encoding nuclear transport factor 2 family protein: MHPTIERMQEVVAKGDEALIHELLAEDVQFLPPTYYSTWTGRAPVAAVLGHVGQVFSDFRYRRIMGGGKDWALEFQCKVGDLDGIGVDLITLNDDGLIQVFEVVMRPYKTVGALRDAMMARVMTDARFLEFKNALS; encoded by the coding sequence ATGCACCCGACAATAGAACGCATGCAAGAGGTTGTCGCGAAGGGCGATGAGGCCTTGATCCACGAACTCTTGGCCGAAGATGTGCAGTTCCTGCCACCAACCTACTACAGCACCTGGACAGGGCGCGCTCCGGTCGCGGCCGTTCTGGGGCATGTCGGGCAGGTGTTTTCAGATTTTCGGTATCGGCGCATCATGGGCGGCGGGAAAGACTGGGCATTGGAATTTCAATGCAAAGTCGGTGATCTGGATGGTATCGGTGTCGATCTGATTACGTTGAATGACGACGGGTTGATTCAGGTTTTCGAGGTCGTCATGCGCCCCTATAAAACGGTAGGTGCCTTGCGCGATGCCATGATGGCGCGGGTTATGACCGACGCCCGTTTTCTGGAATTCAAAAACGCGCTGAGCTGA
- the rarD gene encoding EamA family transporter RarD, which translates to MADTLLPSQNTDTPKGLALAVTAYVLWGFLPLYMKALDHMGAVEVVAHRVIWSVPVAGLLLVVLGRTRDLKAALGNPKMLGMAALTAALISVNWAIYVWAISTGNALDAALGYYINPLFSIALGAILLREPLTRTQLFAVGLAAIGVVVLVVEAGRLPWAALGLMVSWGFYAFFKRSLPIGPNQGFLLEVLILLIPALAYVTFLGVQGTGHFGVAMSDTLLLSCAGVVTAVPLLVYANGAKLVRLSTMGILQYIAPTMIFITAITLFGEKIDTGRMIAFPLIWAALVVYSIPMIRQARGQA; encoded by the coding sequence GTGGCAGACACGCTTCTACCTTCACAGAACACGGACACACCAAAGGGGCTTGCGCTGGCAGTCACGGCCTATGTCCTGTGGGGGTTTTTGCCTCTGTACATGAAAGCGCTGGATCATATGGGCGCGGTCGAGGTTGTGGCGCACCGTGTTATCTGGTCAGTGCCCGTGGCCGGGTTGTTGCTGGTTGTCCTGGGCCGAACCCGGGATCTGAAGGCCGCGCTTGGCAACCCGAAGATGTTGGGCATGGCCGCTTTGACCGCTGCGCTTATTTCCGTGAACTGGGCGATTTACGTATGGGCCATTTCCACGGGCAACGCGTTGGATGCAGCGCTGGGATATTACATCAACCCTCTGTTCAGTATTGCGCTGGGGGCAATTCTGTTGAGGGAACCCCTGACACGGACACAATTGTTCGCGGTCGGATTGGCTGCGATCGGTGTGGTGGTACTTGTGGTTGAGGCCGGTCGTTTGCCTTGGGCCGCTCTTGGGTTGATGGTCAGCTGGGGGTTCTACGCGTTCTTCAAGCGCTCGTTGCCGATTGGGCCGAACCAGGGTTTCCTGCTCGAGGTCCTGATCCTTTTGATTCCGGCACTGGCCTATGTCACCTTTTTGGGTGTGCAGGGCACAGGACATTTCGGCGTGGCGATGTCGGACACCTTGTTGCTGTCCTGTGCAGGGGTTGTGACGGCGGTGCCGTTGCTGGTTTACGCAAATGGCGCCAAACTGGTGCGTCTGTCCACGATGGGCATTCTGCAATACATCGCGCCGACCATGATTTTCATTACAGCAATAACCCTGTTCGGTGAGAAGATAGACACCGGCCGGATGATTGCGTTCCCACTGATCTGGGCGGCTCTGGTCGTTTACTCGATCCCTATGATCCGGCAGGCGCGCGGTCAGGCCTGA
- a CDS encoding RluA family pseudouridine synthase, giving the protein MSETYDPPQTPLDVLHEDAQLIVVNKPPGLLSVPGRGAHLSDCLLTRVQDAFPQALLVHRLDRDTSGVMVFAQTPHAQRNLSMQFEQRQTRKTYIARVWGQLEPKTGTVDLPLIVDWPNRPRQMVCHATGKPAVTDWRVVKTEGDTTRVRLFPKTGRSHQLRVHMQALGHPILGDPFYATGDALGFLRLMLHSEELRLKHPEGGVSMKFRARPEF; this is encoded by the coding sequence ATGAGCGAAACCTATGATCCCCCTCAAACCCCGCTGGATGTGTTGCATGAAGACGCACAGCTGATCGTGGTGAACAAGCCTCCCGGCCTGCTTTCCGTTCCGGGGCGGGGGGCGCATCTGTCCGATTGTCTATTGACCCGGGTGCAGGATGCATTTCCACAAGCCCTGCTGGTGCACCGGTTGGACCGGGACACGTCCGGTGTCATGGTCTTTGCCCAAACGCCGCACGCGCAGCGCAACCTGAGCATGCAATTCGAGCAGCGTCAGACCCGCAAAACTTATATCGCCCGTGTCTGGGGGCAGTTGGAACCCAAGACCGGTACCGTTGATCTGCCTCTGATCGTGGACTGGCCCAACCGGCCCAGACAGATGGTTTGTCATGCGACGGGCAAACCTGCCGTGACGGACTGGCGTGTCGTGAAGACCGAAGGCGATACGACGCGTGTGCGTCTGTTTCCCAAAACGGGCCGGTCTCATCAGCTTCGCGTTCATATGCAGGCTCTGGGCCACCCGATCCTGGGCGATCCATTCTATGCAACAGGTGATGCGCTGGGCTTCCTCAGATTGATGCTGCATTCAGAGGAACTGCGTCTGAAACACCCGGAAGGCGGGGTTTCGATGAAGTTCCGGGCCCGGCCCGAGTTCTGA
- a CDS encoding NADPH-dependent FMN reductase: MSQPTLLGLSGSLRQNATNRKLLREAARLFDPASFVEADLNLPLYDGDLEDGEGIPEVVQTLANQIAHADAVIISTPEYNKGPSGVLKNALDWVSRTQGNPWADKPVAVMSAAAGRAGGERAQMILRACMVPFQPRILQGPEIHLANSSNEFDDQGRLRSDRYEKSLHDLMQKLRAQAGF, from the coding sequence ATGTCACAACCGACCCTTCTTGGCCTGTCCGGGTCCCTGCGCCAGAACGCGACCAACCGTAAGCTTCTGCGCGAGGCGGCTCGGTTGTTCGATCCGGCGAGCTTTGTCGAAGCGGATTTGAACCTGCCCCTCTACGATGGTGATCTGGAAGACGGCGAAGGGATTCCCGAAGTGGTTCAGACGTTGGCCAATCAGATCGCACATGCCGATGCGGTGATCATCTCGACACCTGAGTACAACAAGGGCCCATCGGGTGTTCTGAAGAACGCGCTGGATTGGGTCAGCCGAACGCAAGGCAATCCATGGGCCGACAAACCGGTTGCGGTAATGTCGGCGGCCGCTGGTCGTGCGGGCGGGGAGCGGGCGCAGATGATCCTGCGGGCCTGTATGGTTCCCTTTCAGCCGCGCATCCTGCAAGGGCCCGAAATCCATCTGGCGAACAGTTCGAACGAATTCGACGATCAGGGAAGGCTGCGTTCCGATCGCTATGAAAAGTCATTGCACGATTTGATGCAGAAACTTAGGGCCCAGGCCGGGTTCTGA
- a CDS encoding GlxA family transcriptional regulator, with translation MAAKPTSDAPKQAIRHFDILVAPGFVLLELASLVEVLRLANRVCPSPPFTFTYRSLKGGPIASSSDAVVQTEAVPPQPKADYLFVIGNSDPDHPDLSLGRVVSDYTFRGAKVFLLAEAASRYIDEQGTADLATHWENASFLRERGARFEAKLSIATEQGAVVTCAGMEATTDIALAVIGRHVSGPAKMTVADIMLHENIRDFASMQPFSGAKLTATGDSKLDQCIKLMQANIEDPLPINQIVESLHLSNRSLERKFKTFFGTTPNGFYREMRLAKANNLLLNTTMSVREIGMACGFPNGFSSVYKSFFGVTPFVVRRQKRAASHR, from the coding sequence ATGGCGGCAAAACCTACTTCTGACGCTCCAAAACAGGCCATACGGCATTTCGACATCCTTGTCGCGCCAGGTTTCGTGCTGCTGGAACTGGCGTCTTTGGTCGAGGTGTTGAGGCTGGCCAACCGTGTATGCCCAAGCCCTCCGTTCACCTTCACCTACCGCTCGCTCAAAGGTGGCCCGATCGCCAGCAGCAGTGACGCCGTGGTTCAAACAGAAGCGGTGCCGCCTCAGCCCAAGGCGGACTACCTGTTCGTAATCGGCAATTCAGATCCGGATCATCCGGATTTGTCGTTGGGGCGGGTGGTGTCGGACTATACCTTCCGGGGCGCCAAGGTTTTCCTGCTGGCCGAAGCCGCCAGCCGCTATATCGACGAGCAGGGAACAGCCGACCTGGCAACCCATTGGGAAAACGCATCGTTCCTGCGGGAACGCGGCGCCCGGTTCGAAGCCAAGCTGTCGATCGCAACCGAACAGGGCGCAGTGGTGACATGTGCCGGGATGGAGGCCACAACGGATATCGCCTTGGCAGTGATCGGGCGTCATGTCTCGGGACCTGCGAAGATGACCGTGGCCGACATCATGCTGCATGAGAACATCCGCGATTTTGCCTCGATGCAGCCATTTTCGGGCGCCAAGTTGACCGCGACAGGCGATTCGAAGCTGGATCAGTGCATAAAGCTCATGCAGGCCAATATCGAAGACCCCCTGCCGATCAATCAGATTGTCGAATCGCTGCACCTGTCGAACCGGTCCCTCGAGCGTAAGTTCAAAACCTTTTTTGGAACCACTCCCAACGGGTTCTACCGGGAAATGCGACTGGCCAAGGCAAATAACCTGTTGCTGAACACCACGATGAGCGTTCGCGAAATTGGAATGGCCTGTGGTTTCCCGAACGGTTTTTCGTCTGTGTACAAAAGCTTCTTCGGGGTAACGCCTTTTGTCGTACGCCGGCAAAAGCGCGCGGCTTCACATCGGTGA
- a CDS encoding FAD-dependent oxidoreductase — translation MVDLPSKARAVVIGGGVIGCSVAYHLTKKGWKDVVLLERKQLTSGTTWHAAGLIAQLRATANMTKLAKYSQELYGSLEEETGVATGFKRCGSITVALTEERKEEIYRQAAMARAFGVEVEEISNERVQELYPHINLEGVKGAVYLPLDGQGDPANIALALAKGARQRGGVVKERVKVTDIVKQGRRVTGVDWVADDGSASGHIECDMVVNCAGMWGHEVGRMAGVNVPLHACEHFYIVTENIDGLTQLPVLRVPDECAYYKEDAGKILLGAFERNAKPWAMNGIPDTFEFDQLPEDFDHFEPILEAACERMPMLAEAGIHTFFNGPESFTPDDAYHLGLAPEMDNVWVAAGFNSIGIQSAGGAGMALAEWMDSGEKPFDLGDVDISRMQPFQGNRKYLFERSKETLGLLYADHYPYRQKATARGVRRTPFHHHLKEHGAVMGELAGWERANWFANEGQEREYNYSWKRQNWFENSAAEHRAVRENVGMYDMSSFGKIRVEGPDAQKFMNFIGGGDYAVPNGKIVYTQFLNRSGGIEADVTVTRLTETSYLVVTPAATRLADQTWMMRHSGDFNVVITDVTAGEGVLAVMGPNARALLEKVSPNDFTNAANPFGTAQEIEIGMGLARAHRVTYVGELGWEIYVSSDMAGHVFETLHDAGQDIGLKLCGMHMMDSCRIEKGFRHFGHDITCEDHVVDAGLGFAVKVDKGCDFIGREAVIARKESGPKSRLVQFRLTDPEPLLFHNEPIIRDGEYVGYLSSGNYGHTLVGAIGLGYVPCEGEKAADILASTYEIDVCGTKVRAEASLKPMYDPKSERVKV, via the coding sequence ATGGTTGATCTTCCCAGCAAGGCCCGAGCGGTCGTCATCGGCGGTGGCGTCATCGGATGTTCGGTCGCGTATCATTTGACCAAGAAGGGTTGGAAGGACGTCGTGTTGCTTGAACGAAAGCAACTGACCAGTGGCACCACCTGGCATGCGGCGGGTCTGATTGCGCAGCTGCGCGCCACCGCAAACATGACCAAGCTGGCGAAGTACAGTCAGGAGCTATATGGCTCGCTGGAAGAGGAAACCGGCGTCGCCACCGGCTTCAAGCGCTGCGGGTCGATCACCGTGGCGCTGACCGAGGAACGCAAAGAGGAAATCTATCGTCAGGCTGCGATGGCGCGGGCGTTTGGTGTCGAGGTCGAAGAAATCTCGAATGAGCGCGTGCAGGAGCTGTATCCGCACATCAATCTCGAGGGCGTCAAAGGTGCGGTCTATCTGCCGTTGGATGGGCAGGGTGATCCCGCCAATATTGCGCTGGCCCTGGCCAAGGGCGCCCGCCAGCGCGGAGGCGTGGTGAAAGAGAGGGTAAAGGTCACCGACATCGTCAAACAGGGCCGCCGCGTGACCGGCGTCGATTGGGTGGCTGATGACGGCAGCGCCTCGGGTCATATCGAATGCGACATGGTGGTGAACTGCGCGGGCATGTGGGGCCACGAAGTTGGCCGAATGGCCGGCGTGAACGTCCCGCTGCATGCCTGCGAACACTTCTATATCGTGACCGAAAACATCGACGGCCTGACCCAGCTGCCGGTGCTGCGGGTGCCGGATGAATGCGCCTATTACAAGGAGGATGCCGGAAAAATCCTGCTGGGTGCGTTTGAACGCAACGCCAAGCCCTGGGCGATGAATGGCATCCCGGACACGTTCGAATTCGACCAGCTGCCCGAGGATTTCGACCATTTTGAACCGATCCTCGAAGCCGCCTGCGAACGGATGCCGATGCTGGCCGAGGCCGGTATCCACACCTTCTTCAACGGCCCCGAGAGCTTTACGCCCGACGATGCCTATCATCTGGGTCTGGCGCCTGAGATGGACAATGTCTGGGTTGCCGCCGGGTTCAACTCGATTGGCATTCAATCGGCAGGCGGTGCGGGCATGGCGCTGGCCGAATGGATGGATTCGGGTGAAAAACCCTTTGACCTGGGCGATGTGGACATCAGCCGGATGCAACCCTTCCAAGGCAACAGGAAATACCTGTTCGAACGGTCCAAGGAGACGCTGGGCCTGCTCTATGCCGACCACTACCCCTATCGCCAGAAAGCCACGGCGCGCGGCGTGCGCCGGACGCCGTTCCACCACCACCTGAAAGAACACGGTGCCGTGATGGGCGAACTGGCCGGGTGGGAGCGCGCCAACTGGTTCGCCAATGAAGGGCAAGAGCGCGAATACAACTATAGCTGGAAGCGCCAGAACTGGTTCGAGAACTCGGCCGCCGAACACCGCGCGGTGCGCGAGAACGTGGGCATGTATGACATGTCCTCGTTCGGCAAGATCCGCGTCGAAGGCCCCGATGCCCAGAAGTTCATGAACTTTATCGGTGGCGGCGACTACGCGGTGCCCAACGGCAAGATCGTCTACACGCAGTTTCTGAACCGTTCCGGCGGAATCGAGGCGGATGTCACCGTGACACGTCTTACCGAGACGTCCTATTTGGTGGTCACCCCGGCAGCGACGCGGCTGGCGGATCAGACCTGGATGATGCGTCATTCGGGCGATTTCAACGTGGTCATCACCGATGTCACGGCGGGTGAAGGCGTTCTGGCGGTGATGGGTCCGAATGCGCGGGCCTTGCTGGAAAAGGTTTCGCCAAACGATTTCACCAACGCGGCAAACCCCTTCGGCACCGCGCAGGAAATCGAGATCGGCATGGGCCTCGCCCGCGCCCACCGTGTCACCTATGTGGGCGAGCTTGGATGGGAGATCTATGTCTCTTCCGACATGGCGGGCCACGTCTTTGAAACGCTGCACGATGCGGGGCAGGACATAGGGCTGAAACTCTGTGGCATGCACATGATGGACAGCTGCCGGATCGAAAAAGGTTTCCGCCATTTCGGCCATGACATCACCTGCGAGGATCACGTGGTGGATGCGGGGCTGGGCTTTGCCGTCAAGGTGGACAAGGGCTGCGACTTCATCGGCCGCGAGGCGGTGATCGCGCGCAAGGAAAGCGGGCCGAAATCGCGCCTGGTTCAATTCCGCCTGACCGATCCCGAGCCGCTGCTGTTCCACAATGAACCGATCATCCGCGATGGCGAGTATGTGGGCTATCTCAGCTCGGGCAACTATGGCCACACGCTGGTAGGCGCCATCGGTTTGGGTTACGTGCCCTGCGAAGGGGAAAAAGCCGCGGACATTCTGGCCTCGACCTATGAGATCGACGTTTGTGGCACCAAAGTCCGGGCCGAAGCGTCGCTCAAGCCGATGTATGACCCGAAATCCGAACGGGTCAAGGTGTGA
- a CDS encoding acyl dehydratase, giving the protein MTQERQTDLLDPARAAAFQVALGAVPTIASGSELPPFFHQLYFWTPQPAAALGRDGHPKVGGLIPDMGLPRRMWAGGRLTFHAPLIAGITAEKKSVLESQSAKVGRSGPLGFVTLRHEIWQNGQLRVTEWQDLVYREDPAPDAETPQPPRAHTDETDSREVGFDSTLLFRYSALTFNGHRIHYDLDYARDVEGYGGLVVHGPLLAQLLMLFAVDLSGPLASFSFRATSPLMHFETAQLCRRGENMWVRGPDGRRCMQAVVQSQ; this is encoded by the coding sequence ATGACGCAAGAGCGACAGACCGATCTTCTGGATCCGGCCCGCGCGGCCGCATTTCAGGTGGCGCTGGGCGCTGTGCCGACGATCGCCAGTGGTTCGGAATTGCCGCCCTTCTTCCATCAGCTCTATTTCTGGACCCCGCAACCGGCTGCCGCATTGGGCCGGGATGGGCATCCCAAGGTTGGGGGCCTGATCCCGGATATGGGGTTGCCGCGCAGAATGTGGGCCGGGGGGCGGTTGACCTTTCACGCTCCTCTGATCGCAGGGATCACCGCCGAAAAGAAATCGGTTCTTGAAAGCCAAAGCGCCAAGGTGGGGCGGTCCGGCCCGTTGGGCTTTGTCACTTTGCGGCACGAGATCTGGCAGAACGGTCAGTTGCGCGTGACAGAGTGGCAGGATCTCGTCTATCGCGAAGATCCTGCGCCGGATGCTGAAACGCCCCAACCGCCCAGAGCGCACACCGATGAGACCGATTCCCGCGAAGTCGGGTTCGATTCAACCTTGTTGTTTCGATACTCGGCCCTGACCTTCAATGGCCACCGTATTCACTATGATCTGGACTATGCGCGCGATGTGGAAGGATATGGCGGGCTGGTCGTGCACGGGCCGCTTCTGGCGCAGCTTCTGATGTTGTTCGCGGTGGATCTGAGCGGTCCGCTCGCCTCGTTTTCGTTCCGTGCGACTTCACCGTTGATGCATTTCGAAACTGCCCAGTTGTGCCGGAGAGGTGAAAACATGTGGGTGCGCGGCCCTGACGGGCGGCGATGCATGCAGGCTGTCGTACAGTCACAATGA
- a CDS encoding SGNH/GDSL hydrolase family protein: protein MPRSLAADQILRVPLLPVLAAQGLSVRRNAQLLPEPTGPREGRTGRGPRLRLLITGDSSAAGVGAGTQDQALSGHLVNRLARHYAVEWQLEATTGHTTQDTIDRLSQINGEFDAVVTALGVNDVTRAVTRQQFAHRQTRLIRLLSEDLGARRIVVTAVPQMNRFPALPQPLAWVLGCQAARLDQGLQEVVAAFPHVQHLPLDLPDDPALAAPDGYHPSPRAYALWADAAARLLLQA, encoded by the coding sequence ATGCCACGTTCATTGGCTGCCGATCAGATTTTGCGGGTGCCTTTGCTTCCGGTGCTTGCCGCGCAGGGCCTATCGGTGCGACGGAACGCTCAGCTGCTGCCGGAACCGACTGGCCCGCGCGAGGGCCGCACAGGGCGCGGGCCGCGCCTGCGGCTTCTGATCACCGGTGACAGCTCGGCAGCCGGAGTGGGCGCGGGCACGCAGGATCAGGCGTTATCCGGACATCTGGTCAACCGTCTGGCAAGGCACTACGCGGTCGAATGGCAGTTGGAAGCGACAACCGGGCACACCACCCAGGATACGATTGACCGCCTGTCGCAGATAAATGGCGAATTCGATGCTGTCGTTACGGCACTCGGGGTCAATGATGTCACCCGGGCTGTAACACGCCAGCAATTTGCGCACCGCCAGACCCGTCTCATCCGCTTGCTTTCAGAAGACCTGGGCGCTCGGCGCATCGTCGTCACCGCTGTCCCGCAGATGAACAGGTTTCCGGCCCTGCCACAGCCGCTGGCCTGGGTACTAGGATGCCAAGCCGCGCGCCTGGACCAGGGGCTGCAAGAGGTTGTAGCTGCTTTTCCGCATGTTCAACACCTGCCCCTCGATCTGCCGGACGACCCGGCATTGGCTGCACCGGATGGCTATCATCCCAGCCCCCGGGCGTATGCGCTTTGGGCGGATGCAGCCGCGCGTCTGTTGCTTCAGGCCTGA
- a CDS encoding FAD-binding oxidoreductase, producing the protein MVDVTVRGAGIFGLSIAWICARRGANVQVVDPFGPGAGSSGGLVGALAPHVPENWNAKKAFQFDSLIMAEPFWRQVEDTGGVSPGYGRLGRLQPIPDARGLELARQRAGAADELWQGRAEWRVMTTAQAGSWCPPSHTGFVIRDTLTARMHPRRACAALVAALEVMGVHIVSEAEDKGHVIHATGLAGLQELNDAYGKTVGNGVKGQAALLRFDAGEVPQLFADAIHIVPHADGTLAVGSTSERDYDDPTSTDEALNDVIDRATRVLPLLHGAEVIERWAGVRPRSKSRAPMLGAHPLHQGQFIANGGFKIGFGMAPKIAEVMADLMLEDRDRIPDEFRPEASL; encoded by the coding sequence ATGGTCGATGTGACGGTTCGCGGCGCGGGAATTTTCGGCCTGTCCATCGCCTGGATTTGTGCGCGACGCGGCGCAAACGTGCAGGTTGTCGATCCGTTCGGACCGGGCGCGGGGTCCAGCGGAGGTCTGGTCGGCGCGTTGGCCCCGCATGTGCCGGAAAACTGGAACGCCAAGAAAGCTTTTCAGTTCGACAGCCTGATCATGGCTGAACCGTTCTGGCGGCAGGTCGAAGACACCGGCGGGGTTTCCCCCGGCTACGGCCGGCTGGGTCGTCTTCAACCGATCCCGGACGCGCGTGGTCTGGAATTGGCCCGCCAACGCGCAGGCGCCGCAGATGAGCTTTGGCAAGGCCGCGCGGAATGGCGTGTCATGACCACAGCCCAAGCGGGTTCATGGTGCCCGCCCAGCCACACTGGCTTTGTCATCCGGGATACGTTGACGGCACGGATGCACCCCCGGCGGGCCTGTGCCGCGCTGGTCGCAGCCCTGGAGGTCATGGGCGTCCACATTGTCAGTGAAGCCGAGGACAAGGGGCACGTCATCCACGCCACGGGCCTTGCAGGATTGCAGGAACTGAACGACGCCTACGGCAAGACCGTCGGAAATGGTGTCAAAGGGCAGGCAGCCCTGTTGCGCTTCGACGCCGGAGAAGTGCCGCAACTGTTCGCCGACGCGATTCACATTGTCCCACATGCAGACGGAACACTTGCGGTCGGATCGACCTCGGAACGGGACTACGATGACCCGACCAGCACGGACGAAGCTCTGAACGACGTGATAGACCGCGCCACGCGCGTCCTGCCCCTGTTGCACGGGGCCGAGGTGATCGAACGCTGGGCCGGTGTGCGCCCTCGCAGCAAAAGCCGTGCGCCGATGTTGGGCGCGCATCCCCTGCATCAGGGGCAGTTCATCGCCAATGGCGGGTTCAAAATCGGGTTCGGCATGGCCCCCAAAATCGCCGAGGTCATGGCCGATCTTATGCTGGAAGATCGGGATAGGATCCCTGATGAGTTCCGGCCCGAAGCCTCATTGTGA
- a CDS encoding YafY family protein produces MRRSTRLFEIIQILRAAGAPVTAEALAARLEVSVRTVYRDIAELQAQRTPIEGEAGVGYIMRRGYDLPPLNFDAEEVEALWVGLSMLARTGDSHLQRAASRICQKIDALHCPADWLQVAPWGAPADDPEKGCVAIAHYREAIRAERKIRITYEDGEGERTVRVVRPVALIYHIECTMLAGWCELRNGFRHFRTDRIWSSECTEESFSGQSRSLRDLWQEQQNAEAFVETV; encoded by the coding sequence ATGCGCCGTTCGACCCGATTGTTTGAAATCATCCAGATCCTGCGGGCTGCGGGCGCTCCGGTCACGGCAGAGGCACTGGCCGCAAGGTTGGAGGTGTCCGTGCGCACGGTTTATCGGGATATTGCCGAGTTGCAGGCGCAACGGACGCCCATCGAAGGTGAGGCGGGCGTTGGTTACATTATGCGGCGCGGTTACGACTTGCCGCCGCTCAATTTCGACGCAGAGGAAGTCGAGGCTTTGTGGGTTGGACTGTCCATGTTGGCGCGCACCGGTGACAGCCATCTTCAGCGGGCCGCCAGCCGGATATGTCAGAAGATCGATGCGCTGCACTGCCCTGCTGACTGGTTGCAGGTTGCCCCATGGGGTGCCCCGGCGGACGATCCGGAAAAGGGTTGTGTTGCGATTGCACATTACCGCGAAGCCATTCGGGCAGAACGGAAAATCCGTATCACCTATGAAGATGGTGAAGGCGAACGCACGGTCCGGGTCGTGCGCCCTGTGGCGCTGATCTATCACATCGAATGCACGATGCTGGCAGGCTGGTGCGAACTGCGCAACGGGTTTCGCCATTTCCGCACCGACCGTATCTGGTCCAGCGAATGCACGGAGGAAAGCTTTTCAGGACAGAGCAGGTCGTTGCGCGACCTCTGGCAGGAACAGCAGAATGCAGAAGCGTTCGTTGAAACGGTTTGA
- a CDS encoding OmpA family protein: MTISKFFVATGLCSALVLAACTDPGTLTVQNDPNQNAKQGAVLGGLVGAGIGAIANNSNPGLGALAGAAIGAAGGGVIGNQLDKQAAELRQQLANDGITIVNAGDRLIVTVPNDITFDTDSSTVRPALRSDLVKVGQNLVNYPNSNVQIIGHTDSDGDATYNQGLSERRANAVADILQANGVSYNRIRTIGQGENNPVASNLTPEGKSQNRRVEIVVVPSGNA; the protein is encoded by the coding sequence ATGACGATTTCCAAGTTTTTTGTGGCCACGGGCTTGTGTTCAGCCCTTGTGTTGGCGGCTTGTACCGATCCGGGCACGCTGACAGTACAAAACGACCCGAACCAGAACGCCAAACAAGGCGCCGTATTGGGTGGTCTGGTTGGCGCTGGTATCGGGGCGATTGCCAATAACTCGAACCCCGGTCTGGGTGCGCTGGCCGGTGCCGCAATCGGTGCTGCCGGGGGCGGAGTGATCGGCAATCAACTGGACAAGCAGGCTGCGGAGCTGCGTCAACAGCTGGCAAATGACGGAATTACGATCGTCAACGCAGGCGATCGCCTGATTGTGACGGTCCCGAATGACATCACCTTTGACACCGACAGTTCGACCGTACGCCCGGCGCTGCGGTCTGATCTGGTGAAAGTGGGCCAGAACCTGGTCAACTACCCGAATTCGAACGTGCAGATCATCGGTCACACCGACAGCGACGGAGACGCAACCTATAACCAAGGCCTGTCAGAACGCCGCGCGAACGCAGTGGCCGATATCCTTCAGGCCAATGGTGTCAGCTACAACCGCATTCGCACGATCGGGCAAGGTGAAAACAACCCTGTCGCGTCCAACCTGACGCCCGAAGGAAAATCGCAAAACCGGCGTGTCGAGATTGTCGTGGTGCCCAGCGGAAACGCGTAA